A genomic window from Indioceanicola profundi includes:
- a CDS encoding glycosyltransferase family 2 protein codes for MTTGPLISVIIPFLNLERFLAEAVESVLAQSFQDWELILVDDGSSDGSTEIAKRYAERHPGRIRRVEHPGHANLGISASRNLGRRHARGRWIASLDGDDVWLAGKLAEQMEILSRHPEVGLVIGASRYWHGWTGRAEDAAKDRVVAIGAPPDKVYAPPHLLELLYPLAGGAAPSMNTVLVRADVVDRVGGWENSFRVAYEDQAFLTKIYLATPVYVSAACWDLYRQRPGSSMQVDLTGASYNLHRSRFLHWFEEYLRGRELTGTPVWRLTRRALRPYRYPWMSRVERIGRRAIGQLLGAGAPS; via the coding sequence ATGACCACCGGGCCCCTGATCAGCGTGATCATCCCCTTCCTCAACCTCGAGCGTTTTCTGGCGGAGGCGGTGGAGAGCGTGCTTGCGCAGAGCTTCCAGGATTGGGAACTGATCCTGGTGGATGATGGCTCGTCCGATGGCAGCACGGAAATCGCGAAGCGATATGCGGAACGGCACCCCGGACGCATCCGCCGGGTCGAGCATCCCGGCCATGCCAACCTAGGGATCAGCGCATCGCGGAATCTTGGACGCCGACATGCCCGCGGGCGCTGGATTGCCAGCTTGGACGGCGACGATGTCTGGCTGGCCGGCAAGCTGGCAGAGCAGATGGAGATATTAAGCCGTCATCCGGAGGTGGGGCTGGTCATCGGCGCCAGCCGATACTGGCATGGCTGGACCGGTCGGGCGGAGGATGCCGCCAAGGACCGTGTGGTCGCTATCGGGGCTCCGCCGGACAAAGTCTACGCGCCGCCGCACCTGCTGGAGCTGCTCTATCCCCTGGCCGGCGGGGCGGCGCCCTCCATGAACACGGTCCTGGTGCGGGCCGACGTGGTGGACCGGGTCGGCGGTTGGGAGAACAGCTTCCGCGTTGCTTATGAGGATCAGGCGTTCCTGACCAAAATCTATCTCGCCACGCCTGTCTATGTCTCCGCAGCCTGTTGGGACCTGTACCGGCAACGGCCGGGTTCCAGCATGCAGGTCGATCTGACCGGCGCATCCTACAACCTGCACCGCAGCCGCTTTCTTCACTGGTTTGAGGAGTATCTGCGTGGGCGGGAATTGACGGGGACACCGGTATGGCGGCTCACCCGGCGGGCTTTGCGGCCCTACCGCTATCCATGGATGAGCCGGGTTGAGCGGATCGGGCGCAGGGCCATTGGGCAGCTCCTGGGGGCGGGAGCGCCGTCATGA